Proteins encoded in a region of the Euleptes europaea isolate rEulEur1 chromosome 3, rEulEur1.hap1, whole genome shotgun sequence genome:
- the DPF1 gene encoding zinc finger protein neuro-d4 isoform X2: MATAVHKPIKCLGEDFYREAIEHCRSYNARLCAERSMRLPFLDSQTGVAQNNCYIWMEKTHRGPGLAPGQIYTYPARCWRKKRRLNILEDPRLRPYCEPPLKKEGGLPEGPVLEALLCAESGDKKPELKEEELSLDCPKAPVGEFLHDLDPEDLEDDAPRRKNKAKSKAYGIGGLRKRQDAALLEDRDKPYVCDICGKRYKNRPGLSYHYTHTHLAEEEGEEGAERHTLPFHRKNNHKQFYKELNWVPENHRRHTAKKAPDGTVIPNGYCDFCLGGSKKTGCPEDLISCADCGRSGHPSCLQFTVNMTAAVRTYRWQCIECKSCSLCGTSENDDQLLFCDDCDRGYHMYCLSPPMAEPPEGSWSCHLCLRQLKEKASAYITLT; the protein is encoded by the exons ATGGCCACAGCTGTGCACAAGCCTATCAAATG CCTGGGCGAGGATTTCTACCGGGAGGCCATTGAACACTGCCGCAGCTACAATGCCCGGCTGTGTGCTGAGCGCAGCATGCGTCTGCCCTTTCTCGACTCGCAGACGGGGGTGGCCCAGAACAACTGCTACATCTGGATGGAGAAGACCCACCGGGGCCCAG GACTGGCTCCAGGGCAGATCTACACTTACCCTGCCCGTTGCTGGCGCAAGAAACGTCGGCTGAATATCCTGGAGGATCCACGGTTACGGCCTT ATTGTGAGCCCCCCCTGAAGAAGGAGGGGGGTCTGCCCGAAGGGCCGGTGCTGGAGGCTCTGCTTTGTGCCGAATCCGGGGACAAGAAGCCCGAGCTGAAAGAGGAGGAGTTGTCCTTGGACTGCCCG AAGGCGCCGGTGGGGGAATTTCTGCACGATTTAGATCCAGAAGACCTGGAGGACGATGCCCCCCGTCGGAAGAACAAAGCCAAAAGCAAG GCTTATGGGATCGGGGGGCTGCGCAAGAGGCAGGACGCGGCGCTGCTGGAGGATCGCGACAAGCCCTACGTGTGTGACA tCTGCGGGAAGCGCTACAAGAACCGCCCCGGCCTGAGCTACCACTACACGCACACGCACCTGGCCGAGGAGGAGGGCGAGGAGGGGGCCGAGCGGCACACCCTCCCCTTCCACCGCAAGAACAACCACAAAC AGTTTTACAAAGAGCTGAACTGGGTCCCAGAGAACCATCGCAGGCACACAG CTAAGAAAGCTCCGGATGGCACAGTCATACCAAACGGTTATTGTGATTTCTGTCTAGGCGGCTCCAAGAAGACCGGCTGCCCCGAGGATCTCATCTCCTGTGCAGATTGTGGGCGTTCAG GGCACCCATCCTGTCTGCAGTTCACCGTGAACATGACGGCTGCTGTGCGCACATACCGGTGGCAATGCATTGAATGCAAGAGCTGCAGCCTGTGTGGCACCTCTGAGAACGAC GACCAGCTGCTGTTCTGTGACGACTGTGACCGGGGCTACCACATGTACTGCCTGAGCCCCCCCATGGCTGAGCCCCCTGAAG GAAGCTGGAGCTGCCACCTGTGCCTGCGGCAGTTGAAGGAGAAGGCCTCGGCGTACATCACCCTGACCTAg
- the DPF1 gene encoding zinc finger protein neuro-d4 isoform X1 has product MATAVHKPIKCLGEDFYREAIEHCRSYNARLCAERSMRLPFLDSQTGVAQNNCYIWMEKTHRGPGLAPGQIYTYPARCWRKKRRLNILEDPRLRPCEFKIDCEPPLKKEGGLPEGPVLEALLCAESGDKKPELKEEELSLDCPKAPVGEFLHDLDPEDLEDDAPRRKNKAKSKAYGIGGLRKRQDAALLEDRDKPYVCDICGKRYKNRPGLSYHYTHTHLAEEEGEEGAERHTLPFHRKNNHKQFYKELNWVPENHRRHTAKKAPDGTVIPNGYCDFCLGGSKKTGCPEDLISCADCGRSGHPSCLQFTVNMTAAVRTYRWQCIECKSCSLCGTSENDDQLLFCDDCDRGYHMYCLSPPMAEPPEGSWSCHLCLRQLKEKASAYITLT; this is encoded by the exons ATGGCCACAGCTGTGCACAAGCCTATCAAATG CCTGGGCGAGGATTTCTACCGGGAGGCCATTGAACACTGCCGCAGCTACAATGCCCGGCTGTGTGCTGAGCGCAGCATGCGTCTGCCCTTTCTCGACTCGCAGACGGGGGTGGCCCAGAACAACTGCTACATCTGGATGGAGAAGACCCACCGGGGCCCAG GACTGGCTCCAGGGCAGATCTACACTTACCCTGCCCGTTGCTGGCGCAAGAAACGTCGGCTGAATATCCTGGAGGATCCACGGTTACGGCCTTGTGAGTTCAAGATCG ATTGTGAGCCCCCCCTGAAGAAGGAGGGGGGTCTGCCCGAAGGGCCGGTGCTGGAGGCTCTGCTTTGTGCCGAATCCGGGGACAAGAAGCCCGAGCTGAAAGAGGAGGAGTTGTCCTTGGACTGCCCG AAGGCGCCGGTGGGGGAATTTCTGCACGATTTAGATCCAGAAGACCTGGAGGACGATGCCCCCCGTCGGAAGAACAAAGCCAAAAGCAAG GCTTATGGGATCGGGGGGCTGCGCAAGAGGCAGGACGCGGCGCTGCTGGAGGATCGCGACAAGCCCTACGTGTGTGACA tCTGCGGGAAGCGCTACAAGAACCGCCCCGGCCTGAGCTACCACTACACGCACACGCACCTGGCCGAGGAGGAGGGCGAGGAGGGGGCCGAGCGGCACACCCTCCCCTTCCACCGCAAGAACAACCACAAAC AGTTTTACAAAGAGCTGAACTGGGTCCCAGAGAACCATCGCAGGCACACAG CTAAGAAAGCTCCGGATGGCACAGTCATACCAAACGGTTATTGTGATTTCTGTCTAGGCGGCTCCAAGAAGACCGGCTGCCCCGAGGATCTCATCTCCTGTGCAGATTGTGGGCGTTCAG GGCACCCATCCTGTCTGCAGTTCACCGTGAACATGACGGCTGCTGTGCGCACATACCGGTGGCAATGCATTGAATGCAAGAGCTGCAGCCTGTGTGGCACCTCTGAGAACGAC GACCAGCTGCTGTTCTGTGACGACTGTGACCGGGGCTACCACATGTACTGCCTGAGCCCCCCCATGGCTGAGCCCCCTGAAG GAAGCTGGAGCTGCCACCTGTGCCTGCGGCAGTTGAAGGAGAAGGCCTCGGCGTACATCACCCTGACCTAg
- the DPF1 gene encoding zinc finger protein neuro-d4 isoform X3: protein MATAVHKPIKCLGEDFYREAIEHCRSYNARLCAERSMRLPFLDSQTGVAQNNCYIWMEKTHRGPGLAPGQIYTYPARCWRKKRRLNILEDPRLRPCEFKIDCEPPLKKEGGLPEGPVLEALLCAESGDKKPELKEEELSLDCPKAPVGEFLHDLDPEDLEDDAPRRKNKAKSKAYGIGGLRKRQDAALLEDRDKPYVCDICGKRYKNRPGLSYHYTHTHLAEEEGEEGAERHTLPFHRKNNHKQFYKELNWVPENHRRHTGGSKKTGCPEDLISCADCGRSGHPSCLQFTVNMTAAVRTYRWQCIECKSCSLCGTSENDDQLLFCDDCDRGYHMYCLSPPMAEPPEGSWSCHLCLRQLKEKASAYITLT, encoded by the exons ATGGCCACAGCTGTGCACAAGCCTATCAAATG CCTGGGCGAGGATTTCTACCGGGAGGCCATTGAACACTGCCGCAGCTACAATGCCCGGCTGTGTGCTGAGCGCAGCATGCGTCTGCCCTTTCTCGACTCGCAGACGGGGGTGGCCCAGAACAACTGCTACATCTGGATGGAGAAGACCCACCGGGGCCCAG GACTGGCTCCAGGGCAGATCTACACTTACCCTGCCCGTTGCTGGCGCAAGAAACGTCGGCTGAATATCCTGGAGGATCCACGGTTACGGCCTTGTGAGTTCAAGATCG ATTGTGAGCCCCCCCTGAAGAAGGAGGGGGGTCTGCCCGAAGGGCCGGTGCTGGAGGCTCTGCTTTGTGCCGAATCCGGGGACAAGAAGCCCGAGCTGAAAGAGGAGGAGTTGTCCTTGGACTGCCCG AAGGCGCCGGTGGGGGAATTTCTGCACGATTTAGATCCAGAAGACCTGGAGGACGATGCCCCCCGTCGGAAGAACAAAGCCAAAAGCAAG GCTTATGGGATCGGGGGGCTGCGCAAGAGGCAGGACGCGGCGCTGCTGGAGGATCGCGACAAGCCCTACGTGTGTGACA tCTGCGGGAAGCGCTACAAGAACCGCCCCGGCCTGAGCTACCACTACACGCACACGCACCTGGCCGAGGAGGAGGGCGAGGAGGGGGCCGAGCGGCACACCCTCCCCTTCCACCGCAAGAACAACCACAAAC AGTTTTACAAAGAGCTGAACTGGGTCCCAGAGAACCATCGCAGGCACACAG GCGGCTCCAAGAAGACCGGCTGCCCCGAGGATCTCATCTCCTGTGCAGATTGTGGGCGTTCAG GGCACCCATCCTGTCTGCAGTTCACCGTGAACATGACGGCTGCTGTGCGCACATACCGGTGGCAATGCATTGAATGCAAGAGCTGCAGCCTGTGTGGCACCTCTGAGAACGAC GACCAGCTGCTGTTCTGTGACGACTGTGACCGGGGCTACCACATGTACTGCCTGAGCCCCCCCATGGCTGAGCCCCCTGAAG GAAGCTGGAGCTGCCACCTGTGCCTGCGGCAGTTGAAGGAGAAGGCCTCGGCGTACATCACCCTGACCTAg